One window from the genome of Anaerolineae bacterium encodes:
- a CDS encoding insulinase family protein gives MVLTTRRHVLPNGLTVIVRPSRAVPIVSSWLWYRVGSRNEPSGMTGAAHWVEHMMFKGTPKYPRGQLDRLVARNGGAFNAFTHTDYTCYFETLPAERLDLALDIESDRMVNASFEPSEVESERTVVISEREGLENTPEFLLSEEVTAAAFKVHPYHHEVIGWKADLESMTRDQLYGLYRRYYSPGNAVLVLVGDLDEDRTLRRVEETFGAIPAGETVSDRIPPEPRQRGERRVKVRQAGPTSYLQVAYHVPAATDADAPALIVLDAVLSGAKPMSLMRPSGGSRSARLYRALVETEWATSATSTFSLTADPGLFALEVTARPERRADEVEEVLLREVDRLLELGVSDEEVLKARKQTRAQLAYSLESVANQAYWLGFFEMLESYERFERFEEALSEVTPDQVREVARQYLTEDNRTVGHFIPTNSCGTVGMAPQTQSRRSWPHVAFLRAPEEAQPPMGPETVLRREMDNGAVVLAYRKAAAPSVVALAQVKAGAVLDPPDKRGLAAFTGSMLERGTENRTFQEVNEELDAVGASLRVAAAGHTAGMVGKSLAEDAGLLFDVMADVMRHPAFPQSEFRKLQGEIIADLREMDDDTGYVASQRFRELLYPADHPYHYRTAGYVDTIGAMTREDLLAFYQRYYDPRNLTLIVVGALEPEQAFDAVVARFADWRPSGELVTWSLPPVGNPGPAHDAVAMPDKTQTDIVWGFLGLERTNPRYYAAHLLDVVWGQLGLMGRLGERIREQMGLAYYVYSRLDAGFGPGPWSVRAGVNPANVERALEAIHSEAHAIVSEPVTQEELADVKAFLTGSMPMRLETNEGLATALASIESFGLGLDYVQRYPDIVNAVTAEEMLEVGRMYIRPHAATWAMAGPAVSVRGGG, from the coding sequence ATGGTGTTGACGACCCGCCGCCACGTGCTCCCCAACGGTCTCACCGTTATCGTGCGCCCCTCGCGCGCGGTGCCCATCGTCAGTTCGTGGCTGTGGTATCGGGTGGGCAGCCGCAACGAACCTTCGGGTATGACGGGTGCCGCTCATTGGGTGGAGCACATGATGTTCAAGGGCACCCCCAAGTACCCGCGGGGGCAGCTGGACCGGCTGGTGGCCCGCAACGGAGGGGCCTTCAACGCCTTCACTCACACAGACTACACCTGCTACTTCGAGACCCTTCCTGCCGAGCGGCTGGACCTGGCGCTCGACATCGAATCCGACCGGATGGTGAATGCATCGTTCGAGCCCTCTGAGGTAGAGTCGGAGCGAACCGTGGTGATCTCGGAGAGAGAGGGACTGGAGAACACCCCCGAGTTTCTGCTTTCCGAGGAGGTAACGGCGGCCGCGTTCAAGGTCCATCCCTATCACCATGAAGTCATAGGCTGGAAGGCCGACCTGGAGAGCATGACGCGGGACCAGTTGTACGGGCTGTACCGGCGGTACTACTCTCCGGGCAACGCTGTGCTGGTGCTAGTGGGCGATCTGGATGAGGACCGGACCCTGCGCCGAGTGGAGGAGACGTTCGGCGCCATTCCGGCGGGCGAAACAGTGTCCGACCGCATTCCGCCCGAGCCCCGTCAGCGAGGGGAGAGGCGGGTCAAGGTGCGCCAGGCAGGGCCGACTTCCTACCTTCAGGTGGCCTACCACGTGCCCGCCGCGACTGATGCGGACGCGCCGGCACTGATCGTTCTGGACGCCGTTCTCTCTGGAGCCAAGCCCATGAGCCTTATGCGACCTTCCGGGGGCAGTCGGAGCGCTCGTCTCTATCGGGCCCTGGTGGAGACGGAGTGGGCCACCTCCGCCACTTCAACCTTTTCCCTAACCGCGGACCCCGGGCTCTTCGCCCTCGAGGTGACGGCGCGGCCGGAACGCAGGGCGGACGAGGTGGAGGAGGTGCTCCTGCGGGAGGTGGACCGGCTCCTTGAGTTGGGAGTCTCGGACGAAGAGGTGCTCAAGGCTAGAAAGCAGACTCGGGCCCAACTGGCCTATAGCCTGGAGAGCGTGGCCAACCAGGCCTACTGGCTGGGATTCTTCGAGATGCTGGAGAGCTACGAGCGGTTCGAGCGGTTTGAGGAAGCTCTGAGCGAGGTCACTCCGGACCAGGTGCGGGAGGTGGCGCGTCAGTACCTCACCGAGGATAACCGCACCGTAGGGCACTTCATTCCCACCAACTCCTGTGGGACGGTAGGCATGGCTCCTCAGACTCAGAGCCGTCGGTCGTGGCCGCACGTCGCTTTCCTGCGTGCCCCAGAGGAGGCTCAGCCACCGATGGGGCCGGAGACTGTTCTACGGCGGGAGATGGACAACGGCGCTGTGGTGCTGGCCTACCGCAAGGCAGCCGCCCCATCGGTGGTGGCTCTGGCCCAGGTGAAGGCGGGCGCGGTGCTGGACCCGCCGGACAAGCGCGGCTTGGCTGCATTCACCGGGTCAATGTTGGAGCGGGGGACGGAGAACCGGACCTTCCAGGAGGTGAATGAAGAGCTTGACGCCGTGGGCGCATCGCTGCGTGTCGCCGCAGCCGGGCACACCGCGGGGATGGTGGGCAAGTCCCTGGCCGAGGATGCGGGGCTGTTGTTCGACGTGATGGCTGACGTGATGCGGCACCCTGCCTTCCCCCAATCGGAGTTTCGCAAGCTACAGGGAGAGATCATCGCCGATCTGCGCGAGATGGACGATGACACCGGTTACGTCGCCTCCCAGCGGTTCCGGGAGCTCCTGTACCCCGCCGACCATCCCTACCACTACCGAACCGCGGGCTACGTGGACACTATCGGGGCCATGACCCGCGAGGACCTGCTGGCCTTCTACCAGCGCTACTACGATCCGCGGAACCTCACCCTGATTGTGGTGGGGGCCCTGGAGCCCGAGCAAGCCTTCGATGCTGTAGTAGCACGGTTCGCGGACTGGAGACCGAGCGGCGAGCTGGTGACCTGGAGCCTGCCGCCGGTGGGGAACCCCGGTCCTGCCCACGACGCTGTAGCCATGCCGGACAAGACGCAGACCGACATCGTCTGGGGCTTCCTGGGCCTGGAGCGCACCAATCCTCGGTACTACGCGGCGCACCTTCTCGACGTGGTCTGGGGCCAGCTGGGGCTGATGGGTCGGCTGGGGGAACGCATTAGGGAGCAGATGGGGCTGGCCTACTACGTCTACAGCCGGTTGGACGCCGGGTTCGGCCCCGGGCCCTGGAGCGTGCGGGCCGGAGTGAACCCTGCCAACGTGGAGCGGGCGCTAGAGGCCATCCACTCGGAGGCGCACGCCATCGTGTCGGAGCCTGTCACCCAGGAGGAACTGGCGGATGTCAAGGCGTTCCTCACCGGTAGCATGCCCATGAGACTGGAGACTAACGAGGGGCTGGCCACCGCCTTGGCCAGCATCGAGAGCTTCGGGCTGGGGTTGGACTACGTGCAGCGCTACCCGGACATAGTGAACGCCGTGACCGCGGAGGAGATGCTCGAGGTCGGGCGGATGTACATCCGGCCGCACGCGGCCACCTGGGCGATGGCAGGGCCGGCGGTGAGTGTCCGGGGAGGCGGGTAG
- a CDS encoding DUF2085 domain-containing protein: protein MGDTPRSVTGRLAHRSVVLALGAVLLLVFLALPPHSIGEKAALIGYGLCHQEAERSYFVGGRQLPLCARDTGTYLGALATLACVAATRRRRGTELPPTALLVAYALGFVFFVVDGVNSYAGPLPLLPRLYPPDNRLRLLSGMLMGSGIAAILVPLFNYTVWMTAPRVRALSGPALAALPLALALSYISVVGAPSWMYLPLAGALAFGVLLVLSAVNGLLLLVILRQDQLGREWRDALYVLSWGLMLTAMELVALGVLRYFVERTVA from the coding sequence GTGGGCGACACTCCCCGATCAGTGACGGGCCGGCTTGCTCACCGGAGCGTGGTGCTGGCCCTGGGGGCGGTGCTACTGTTGGTGTTTCTGGCGCTGCCGCCGCATTCCATCGGGGAGAAGGCCGCGCTCATCGGATATGGCCTATGCCACCAGGAGGCGGAACGCTCCTACTTCGTGGGGGGCCGCCAGTTGCCTCTCTGTGCCAGGGACACAGGCACGTACCTGGGGGCGCTGGCCACCCTGGCTTGCGTGGCGGCGACGCGTCGCCGCCGGGGAACGGAGCTGCCTCCGACCGCGCTGCTGGTGGCCTATGCCTTGGGCTTCGTGTTTTTCGTCGTGGACGGGGTGAACTCCTACGCCGGCCCGCTGCCGCTGCTCCCCCGGCTCTATCCTCCCGACAATCGGTTGAGGCTGCTCAGCGGGATGCTGATGGGTTCGGGGATAGCCGCCATCCTGGTGCCCCTGTTCAACTATACCGTCTGGATGACGGCGCCCAGGGTTAGAGCCCTGAGCGGCCCGGCCCTTGCGGCGCTACCGCTGGCGCTCGCCCTGAGCTACATCTCCGTGGTGGGGGCGCCCTCCTGGATGTACTTGCCTCTGGCAGGCGCGCTGGCGTTCGGGGTGCTGCTGGTGCTCTCGGCGGTCAACGGGCTGCTGTTGCTGGTGATTCTGAGGCAGGACCAGCTAGGGCGGGAGTGGCGTGATGCGTTGTACGTGCTGAGCTGGGGGCTGATGCTCACCGCGATGGAGCTGGTCGCATTAGGCGTGCTCAGGTACTTCGTGGAGAGGACCGTTGCCTGA
- a CDS encoding DUF4445 domain-containing protein — translation MESTGHTCFVDFEPVGRRAACRRQTDLLTIAREAGISIAALCGGRGTCGRCRVQVLEGDVSPLTEAERRVLGRAADEGMRLACQTSVRGNVKVYIPPTSLTAKQRTQVEGEAVEYELDPPVRAVPVELAEPALTDLRADAARVRDYLRGTEELEAVFDYAVLRNMSDQLRAADWQVRVVLRGREVVSLLHADRAPLGLAVDLGTTKVAGYLVDLTTGATLAAEGIMNPQISYGEDVMARVAYALEGPDKADLLQRVIVSGIGDLVRELSERAEVKSTDIVEAVVVGNTAMHHLFLGLPVRQLGNAPYLAATSDPLDIKARDLGLPLAAGAYVHLLPNIAGFVGADHVAMILATGMYRAQETTIALDIGTNTEIALYHGGRLITCSTASGPAFEGAHISCGMRAAEGAVERVQIVDSRVRYQTINDRPPVGICGSGILDAVAQLYRNQILDVKGGMQEGHARVRSTPTGREFVLVPAAETAIGQDITITRADVGEIQLAKAAMRAGVNVLLDEAGIRPEDVQRFIVAGAFGTFIDVQSAMDIAMFPRLPLERFEQVGNAAGAGARMALLSRHARARAVEIARTAEYIELTNDRRFSEQFTLAMFLSQDLMQ, via the coding sequence GTGGAGAGTACCGGTCACACCTGTTTCGTTGATTTCGAGCCCGTTGGGCGGCGCGCCGCTTGCCGCCGCCAGACCGATCTGCTCACCATCGCTCGGGAGGCAGGCATCAGCATCGCCGCCTTGTGCGGCGGACGTGGCACGTGCGGGCGTTGTCGGGTGCAGGTGCTGGAAGGGGACGTCTCTCCCCTCACTGAGGCCGAGCGCCGAGTGCTCGGCCGGGCGGCGGACGAGGGGATGCGACTTGCCTGCCAGACCTCGGTCCGCGGAAACGTCAAGGTCTACATCCCCCCCACGTCACTCACGGCCAAGCAGCGCACCCAGGTTGAGGGCGAGGCAGTCGAGTATGAACTGGATCCACCGGTTCGGGCGGTACCTGTAGAGCTGGCCGAGCCCGCGCTGACCGACCTTAGGGCGGACGCGGCTCGGGTCAGGGACTACCTCCGCGGCACTGAGGAGCTGGAAGCCGTCTTCGACTACGCCGTCCTGCGCAATATGTCGGATCAGCTGCGGGCGGCCGATTGGCAGGTTCGCGTGGTCCTCCGCGGACGCGAGGTCGTGTCTCTTCTGCATGCCGACCGTGCTCCGCTGGGCCTTGCGGTAGACTTGGGCACTACCAAGGTGGCCGGCTATCTGGTGGATCTCACCACGGGGGCTACCTTGGCTGCCGAGGGCATCATGAACCCGCAGATCTCCTATGGCGAGGATGTCATGGCGCGGGTGGCCTATGCCCTGGAAGGCCCGGACAAGGCCGATCTACTGCAGCGGGTCATAGTGTCGGGCATCGGCGACCTGGTCCGGGAGCTGAGCGAGCGGGCCGAGGTGAAGAGCACGGACATCGTGGAAGCGGTGGTTGTAGGCAACACGGCCATGCACCACCTGTTCTTGGGACTCCCGGTGAGGCAGCTGGGGAACGCCCCCTACTTAGCTGCCACCAGCGACCCGCTCGACATCAAAGCTCGGGACCTCGGGTTGCCCTTGGCCGCCGGGGCCTACGTGCACCTTCTGCCCAACATCGCCGGCTTCGTGGGGGCGGACCACGTGGCCATGATCCTGGCTACTGGCATGTATCGGGCGCAGGAAACCACCATCGCCTTGGACATCGGCACCAACACCGAGATTGCCCTCTACCACGGTGGCCGTCTCATCACCTGCTCCACGGCCTCCGGCCCAGCCTTCGAGGGAGCCCACATCTCGTGCGGGATGCGGGCCGCGGAGGGAGCGGTCGAGCGGGTGCAGATCGTGGACAGCAGAGTCAGATACCAGACCATCAACGATCGGCCCCCGGTGGGCATCTGCGGCTCGGGCATACTGGACGCGGTGGCTCAGCTGTATCGTAACCAGATCCTGGACGTGAAGGGGGGCATGCAGGAGGGCCATGCCCGGGTGCGGAGTACCCCGACGGGCCGCGAGTTCGTGCTCGTGCCGGCGGCGGAGACCGCCATCGGCCAGGATATCACCATCACTCGGGCCGATGTGGGCGAGATTCAGCTGGCCAAGGCGGCCATGCGCGCTGGTGTGAACGTTCTGCTGGACGAGGCGGGTATTCGCCCTGAGGATGTGCAGCGTTTCATCGTAGCGGGCGCCTTCGGCACGTTCATAGACGTCCAGAGCGCCATGGACATCGCCATGTTCCCCCGCTTGCCTCTGGAGCGGTTCGAGCAGGTGGGCAACGCGGCTGGCGCCGGCGCGCGGATGGCCCTGCTGTCACGGCATGCCCGGGCCCGAGCGGTCGAGATCGCCCGCACAGCGGAGTACATCGAACTTACCAACGACCGGCGGTTCTCGGAGCAGTTCACTCTGGCCATGTTCCTGTCGCAGGATCTGATGCAGTAG